The DNA segment CAACATGGAAAAAACTTTAAAGGAGCGCCTGAAACTGAAAAAAGTCATAGTGATACCGGGTGATGTCGATAGTGACAGGCTTATAAAAAAAGATATGGGCAAATCTGCTGCAGCTTACCTTAAAAGCATAATTAAAAACGACAGCATCATTGCTTTGACTGGCGGTTCAAGTGTGATGGAAGTTGCAAATGAAATGCCTCAATGCTACACCAAATCAGATATAATGGTAGTGCCTGCAAGAGGTGGCTTGGGACGCGAAGTTGAAAAACAGGCAAACACAATTGCGTCAGTCCTTGCAAAAAAGTTAGGCGGTTCATACAAAATGCTTCATATTCCTGACAACATAGGCAAAGAAGCCATAGAGACTCTTATGAATGAACCAGACATAAAAAGCGTTATTGACATACTGAAAGAAGCTGATGTAGTGCTTTTTGGCATAGGGCGTGCAGATGTGATGGCTGACAGGCGAAATTTACCTTCATCGACTAAAGAGTATCTTAAGAGTGTTGGTGCCACGTCAGAAGCATTAGGTTTTTACTTAAACATAAACGGTGAAACAGTTTATGAAACGCCAAGCATTTTTCTTACAAAGGATGATTTAAAAAACGTCAAAAATTTGATAGCTGTCTCAGGCGGCAAAAGCAAAGCCGATGCGATCATATCTACTTGTATAAGTGGTATGGTGGATGTTCTCATAACTGATGAAGGCGCGGCATTCGAGATATTAAAAAGTTGTTAATACACCGAAAGGTGTTTAATATAAAAATAAAAATTAAAGGAGGAAATATTATGGCAGTAAAAGTAGGTATTAATGGCTTTGGTAGGATAGGCAGAAACTTTTTTAGAGCAGCATTAAAGAAAAATGTAGATCTTGATATTGTTGCATTCAATGATCTTACTGATGCAAAAACATTAGCACATCTATTAAAATACGATTCAACATTCGGTCAATTCGAAGGCGAAGTAATCGCAAAAGAAGATTCACTTGTTGTAAATGGCAAGGAAATAAAAATATTAAAAGAAACAGATCCTGCAAAATTACCTTGGAAGGAATTAGGTGTTGACATAGTTATCGAATCAACAGGTAGATTTACAAACAAGGAAGATGCAGTAAAACACATCGAAGCTGGAGCAAAGAAAGTAATAATTTCTGCACCTGCTAAAAATGAAGATATAACAATCGTTATGGGTGTTAACGAGGACAAATACGATCCAAATGCACATCACGTTATATCAAATGCTTCATGCACGACAAACTGCTTAGCACCATTTGCAAAAGTTTTACATAACAAATTTGGAATCAAGAGAGGTTTAATGACAACTGTTCACTCATACACAAACGATCAGAGGATACTGGACCTTCCTCATAAAGATTTAAGAAGAGCAAGATCAGCAGCAATGTCAATTATTCCGACAACAACAGGAGCTGCAAAGGCTGTTGCACTTGTATTGCCTGAACTAAAAGGAAAATTAAACGGCTTTGCTATGAGAGTTCCAACACCAGACGTATCTGTTGTCGACCTTGTTGCAGAGCTTGAAAAGAGCGTAACTGTAGAAGAAGTAAATGCAGCATTGAAAGAAGCGGCAGAAAACGAGCTTAAAGGCATTCTCGGATATACAGATGAGCCATTAGTATCAATGGACTTCAAAGGCGATTCAAGATCATCAATTGTTGATGGCTTGTCAACGATGGTTATGGAAGGCAATATGGTAAAAGTTGTTTCATGGTATGACAACGAATGGGGTTATTCAAACAGGGTTGTTGACCTTGCTAAGTATGTAGCAGATAGACTGTAATATCATAGGACAAGGCTTATAACCTTGTCCTAAAATATATCGATAGGAGGTATATCATGAAAAAGACTGTAAGGGATATCGATGTAAAAGGCAAGAGAGTCCTTGTAAGGGTAGATTTTAATGTACCTATGGATAGTGAAAAAAACATCACTGATGACACGAGGATAAAAGCGGCATTGCCTACTATTCAATATCTTTTAGACAATAATGCAAAGGTGATATTGGTATCTCATTTAGGAAGGCCAAAAGGCAAGTTTAACATGGAGTATTCTATGAAGCCTGTTGCAAAAAGGCTTTCAGAGCTGCTCGGGAAACAAGTCATTGTAGCTGATGATGTAATAGGTGAAGATGCTAAGGCAAAAGCCAGTGCATTAAAAGACGGTGAAGTATTGCTTTTAGAAAATGTCAGATTCCACGCTGAAGAAGAGAAAAATGATCCTGATTTTTCAAAAGAATTGGCATCATTGGCTGACGTATTCGTCAACGATGCGTTTGGTACAGCTCATAGAGCTCATGCGTCCACGACAGGAGTCGCCAGTTACCTACCGGCAGTATCTGGATTTTTAATTGAAAAAGAGTTAAACTTCATGGGTGGCGCTTTGGAAAATCCAGAAAGACCTTTTGTGGCAATACTGGGCGGCGCAAAAGTTTCAGATAAAATCGGTGTTATCACAAACCTTTTAGACAAAGTTGACAGCCTATTGATTGGCGGCGGTATGGCATACACATTTATAAAGGCTGAAGGCTATGAAATAGGCAAATCACTTTTGGAGGAAGACAAATTAGAGCTTGCAAAAGACTTGATCGAAAAGGCTAAGCAAAAAGGCGTTAAATTGCTTTTGCCAGTTGATACGGTAGTCAGTGCAGAATTAAAATCAGGTGTTCCTTATGAAGTGGTTGATATAGATAAGATGCCTAATGACAAGATCGGCGTAGATATTGGACCAAAGACAATTGAAGAATTTTCAAAAGTCATAAAAGATGCGAAGACAGTAGTTTGGAATGGTCCTATGGGTGTATTTGAAATCAGAGAATTTGCAAAGGGAACAGAGGCAATCGCAAAAGCCATGAGCGAGTGCAGTGGCACTACTATAATCGGTGGCGGAGATTCTGCAGCGGCAGTAGAACAATTAGGCTATGCAGACAAAGTGTCACATATATCGACTGGTGGCGGTGCGTCATTAGAATTCTTAGAAGGCAAGGTATTGCCTGGAATAGCTGCATTAAACGACAAATAAAGAGGTGTTTTGATTGAGAAGACCTATTATTGCAGGTAATTGGAAGATGTACATGACGCCATCTGAAGCTGTAAATCTTGTAAATGAGCTTAAGCCTTTAGTGTCTGGTGCAGAAGCAGAAGTTGTAGTAATACCGCCATTTGTGGATCTTGTTGACGTAAAAAAGGCCATAGATGCTTCTAATATAAAATTAGGTGCACAGAACATGCACTGGGAAGAAAAAGGCGCATTTACAGGAGAAGTCTCACCGATTATGCTTAAAGAGATAGGCGTAGAATACGTCGTAATCGGCCATTCAGAGAGAAGACAGTATTTTGCGGAGACGGATGAGACTGTGAATAAAAAAGTCAAATCTGCATTAAGTCATGGACTTAAGCCTATTGTATGCGTAGGCGAATCATTATCTCAAAGAGAAGCAGGGGAAGCTTTCAATGTAGTAAGAGAACAGACAAAAAAAGCATTGGATGGCATTAAAAGTGAAGATGTCTTGAATGTCGTCATAGCTTATGAGCCTATTTGGGCTATTGGAACAGGAAAAACAGCTACATCGAAAGATGCGAATGATGTAATAAAGGTCATAAGAGAGACCATTGCAGACATATACAGTATAGACATCGCTAATGAGGTAAGAATACAATATGGTGGCAGTGTTAAACCTGATAATGCTAAAGAGCTTATGTCAGAAAGCGATATTGATGGTGCATTAGTGGGCGGAGCTAGCCTTAAAGCGCAGGATTTCGCTAAAATTGTAAATTATTAAGGAGAGGATTGCATGCCCAAAAACTTTGTGATGCTTGTTGTCTTAGATGGATTTGGCATCTCTGACAGCAAAGAAGGAAATGCCATTTATTCAGCTAATACACCAAACTTAGATTATTATTTCAAAAATTATCCAAATACAAAGCTTATACCAAGTGGCTTAGCTGTAGGGCTTCCTGAAGGACAGATGGGAAATTCGGAAGTAGGACATCTTAATATAGGTGCCGGCAGAATAGTCTATCAGGAGCTTACAAGGATAAGCAAAGAGATTAAAGAAGGTGCTTTTTTCAAAAAGCAGGAATTTCTTGACGCCATACAAAATGTAAAGAAGAATGGCTCAAAATTGCACCTTTTTGGGCTTCTGTCTGATGGCGGCGTTCACAGCCATATTACCCATCTTTTTGCCCTTATGAAACTTGCAAAAGAGGAAGGATTAGACGAAGTATACCTTCATGCATTTTTAGATGGAAGAGATGTTCCTCCGGCATGTGCAAAAGAATACATAAAGGCATTTGAGGATGAAGCGAATAGGCTTGGGATCGGCAAAATCGCCACGATATCTGGAAGATACTATGCGATGGATCGCGATAAAAGATGGGAAAGGACTAAAAAAGCTTACGATGCTATAGCATTGGGAAAAGGCGTTTTTGCTAATTCGCCTGAAGAAGCGATTGATATTGCATATAGCAAAGATCAGACAGATGAATTTGTAGAGCCGACGGTTATTTTAGATGGCGGAAAACCAACTGCGACTGTAGATGCCAATGATTCTATAATCTTCTTTAATTTCAGGCCTGATAGGGCAAGACAAATTACAAGAGCTTTTATCGATGAAGTGTTTAACTTTTTTGATAGAGAAAAAGGATATATTCCCGTTTACTTCGTATCAATGACGCAGTACGATATAACATTTGAGAATATACATGTGGCGTATAAGCCTGAGAACTTAAAGAATACCCTCGGTGAGTATCTAAGCGATAAAGGCATAAAACAGCTTAGAATAGCGGAAACAGAAAAATACGCCCATGTTACATTCTTCTTCAATGGTGGCGTAGAGGAGCCAAATAAAGGAGAAGACAGGATACTTATACCATCTCCTAAAGTAGCCACGTATGATTTAAAGCCAGAAATGAGTGCATACGAAGTTACAGATACGGTAGTTGAAAAAATAAAATCCAAACAGTATGGTTT comes from the Thermoanaerobacterium aotearoense genome and includes:
- a CDS encoding sugar-binding transcriptional regulator, translated to MNDIISLQQKIVPELIELLQKRYTIMRNIYFSQPIGRRALSYQLNIGERIIRTEVSFLKRQGLIDINPLGMTVTKDGEKLLEELKEFIHELKGLNNMEKTLKERLKLKKVIVIPGDVDSDRLIKKDMGKSAAAYLKSIIKNDSIIALTGGSSVMEVANEMPQCYTKSDIMVVPARGGLGREVEKQANTIASVLAKKLGGSYKMLHIPDNIGKEAIETLMNEPDIKSVIDILKEADVVLFGIGRADVMADRRNLPSSTKEYLKSVGATSEALGFYLNINGETVYETPSIFLTKDDLKNVKNLIAVSGGKSKADAIISTCISGMVDVLITDEGAAFEILKSC
- the gap gene encoding type I glyceraldehyde-3-phosphate dehydrogenase; this encodes MAVKVGINGFGRIGRNFFRAALKKNVDLDIVAFNDLTDAKTLAHLLKYDSTFGQFEGEVIAKEDSLVVNGKEIKILKETDPAKLPWKELGVDIVIESTGRFTNKEDAVKHIEAGAKKVIISAPAKNEDITIVMGVNEDKYDPNAHHVISNASCTTNCLAPFAKVLHNKFGIKRGLMTTVHSYTNDQRILDLPHKDLRRARSAAMSIIPTTTGAAKAVALVLPELKGKLNGFAMRVPTPDVSVVDLVAELEKSVTVEEVNAALKEAAENELKGILGYTDEPLVSMDFKGDSRSSIVDGLSTMVMEGNMVKVVSWYDNEWGYSNRVVDLAKYVADRL
- a CDS encoding phosphoglycerate kinase, which gives rise to MKKTVRDIDVKGKRVLVRVDFNVPMDSEKNITDDTRIKAALPTIQYLLDNNAKVILVSHLGRPKGKFNMEYSMKPVAKRLSELLGKQVIVADDVIGEDAKAKASALKDGEVLLLENVRFHAEEEKNDPDFSKELASLADVFVNDAFGTAHRAHASTTGVASYLPAVSGFLIEKELNFMGGALENPERPFVAILGGAKVSDKIGVITNLLDKVDSLLIGGGMAYTFIKAEGYEIGKSLLEEDKLELAKDLIEKAKQKGVKLLLPVDTVVSAELKSGVPYEVVDIDKMPNDKIGVDIGPKTIEEFSKVIKDAKTVVWNGPMGVFEIREFAKGTEAIAKAMSECSGTTIIGGGDSAAAVEQLGYADKVSHISTGGGASLEFLEGKVLPGIAALNDK
- the tpiA gene encoding triose-phosphate isomerase gives rise to the protein MRRPIIAGNWKMYMTPSEAVNLVNELKPLVSGAEAEVVVIPPFVDLVDVKKAIDASNIKLGAQNMHWEEKGAFTGEVSPIMLKEIGVEYVVIGHSERRQYFAETDETVNKKVKSALSHGLKPIVCVGESLSQREAGEAFNVVREQTKKALDGIKSEDVLNVVIAYEPIWAIGTGKTATSKDANDVIKVIRETIADIYSIDIANEVRIQYGGSVKPDNAKELMSESDIDGALVGGASLKAQDFAKIVNY
- the gpmI gene encoding 2,3-bisphosphoglycerate-independent phosphoglycerate mutase, with product MPKNFVMLVVLDGFGISDSKEGNAIYSANTPNLDYYFKNYPNTKLIPSGLAVGLPEGQMGNSEVGHLNIGAGRIVYQELTRISKEIKEGAFFKKQEFLDAIQNVKKNGSKLHLFGLLSDGGVHSHITHLFALMKLAKEEGLDEVYLHAFLDGRDVPPACAKEYIKAFEDEANRLGIGKIATISGRYYAMDRDKRWERTKKAYDAIALGKGVFANSPEEAIDIAYSKDQTDEFVEPTVILDGGKPTATVDANDSIIFFNFRPDRARQITRAFIDEVFNFFDREKGYIPVYFVSMTQYDITFENIHVAYKPENLKNTLGEYLSDKGIKQLRIAETEKYAHVTFFFNGGVEEPNKGEDRILIPSPKVATYDLKPEMSAYEVTDTVVEKIKSKQYGFILLNFANPDMVGHTGVFSAAVKAIEAIDECLGRIVTACQEVGGTILITADHGNSEQMIDPVTKEPQTAHTTNPVPFIVIGEGDITLRNDGILADIAPTVLDILGLPKPQEMTGKSLIIGR